One stretch of Legionella birminghamensis DNA includes these proteins:
- a CDS encoding DegT/DnrJ/EryC1/StrS family aminotransferase has product MQLINNQLARLSRHHDLINTAVQRVLASGMLILGPECTRFEQLFADYLQVEHCIGLANGTDAIEFALKACGIVAGDLVATVANAGAYTTTALQAIGAKPYFLDVDLNSNNTNLQEVSQAIASGAKAIVVTHLYGLAVSEIAEIAAFCKEHAVPLIEDCAQAHGAAIHNKKVGAFGDAASFSFYPTKNLGALGDGGAVVTRHKAIAEKIRSLRQYGWGKKYQIEMGAARNSRLDELQASILCELLPHLDNDNEQRRKIAAHYSEGILSPNIQCPAVNNSSYVAHLYVIRTTQRDSLREHLLKNQIASDVHYPIPDYRQPFLRGSFPNVNLKNTEVLCNECLSLPCYPEMTIGEVENVIHAINNWQA; this is encoded by the coding sequence ATGCAGCTCATCAACAATCAATTGGCCAGACTTAGCCGTCATCATGACCTTATTAATACTGCAGTTCAGCGCGTACTCGCTAGTGGGATGCTGATACTGGGGCCAGAATGCACGCGATTTGAGCAGCTGTTTGCTGATTACTTACAAGTGGAGCATTGCATAGGCCTGGCCAATGGCACAGATGCCATTGAATTTGCACTGAAGGCCTGCGGTATCGTTGCGGGCGACCTGGTCGCCACTGTTGCCAATGCCGGCGCCTATACTACTACAGCCCTGCAGGCGATTGGCGCCAAACCTTATTTTCTTGATGTCGATTTAAACAGCAATAATACCAACTTACAGGAGGTGAGCCAGGCTATCGCATCTGGAGCCAAAGCGATCGTAGTAACACATTTATACGGTCTGGCAGTCAGTGAAATAGCAGAAATTGCAGCCTTTTGTAAAGAGCATGCGGTTCCTTTAATAGAAGATTGCGCGCAGGCACACGGTGCAGCCATCCACAATAAGAAAGTAGGAGCCTTTGGCGATGCAGCAAGCTTTAGCTTTTATCCCACCAAAAATTTGGGCGCATTGGGAGACGGCGGAGCTGTAGTCACGCGACACAAGGCTATTGCTGAGAAAATCCGCTCTTTAAGACAATATGGCTGGGGTAAAAAATACCAGATTGAGATGGGAGCGGCTCGTAACAGTCGACTGGATGAGCTCCAGGCATCTATTTTGTGTGAATTACTGCCTCATCTCGACAATGATAATGAACAACGGAGAAAAATAGCAGCACATTATAGTGAAGGTATCCTATCTCCCAATATTCAGTGCCCCGCAGTAAACAATTCCAGTTATGTGGCCCATCTCTATGTTATCCGAACAACCCAGAGGGACTCTCTTCGTGAACACTTACTCAAAAATCAGATTGCTTCTGACGTTCATTATCCAATTCCCGATTACAGGCAGCCTTTTTTAAGGGGCAGCTTTCCGAATGTAAACCTGAAAAACACAGAAGTACTTTGTAATGAATGTTTGAGCCTTCCCTGTTACCCGGAAATGACTATAGGGGAAGTGGAAAATGTTATCCACGCAATTAATAACTGGCAAGCATGA
- a CDS encoding acyltransferase family protein, protein MPSSADTPQYLPSEHYYLFAHVLRGLASAIVFLGAHLLGHFWLNHPAVCQLLGLHVCEAAPYPPELVSIVNDTGWFRYSHFGVSLFFLISGFVIPFSLIKYSRKQFLITRFFRIYPTYWAAFFFALIALLLFHRGQLWISSFDILAQLTLTRDLFWVPSLDAISWTLQIEIKFYLLCALFSSLLVSGKKVHFLALVIGLSISGFLLLRTLSGLDVQPEKWALSVSWYGLAHALGNSAFYIIYMLMGTCFNWHCRKFLSTRQLSAFLLFFFLLFMLLWSMSDYQSQFYPGTFNYGLALMIFAIAYSFRHRSSAPAIFIWLGNISYPLYAVHLLPSYALIYWLTYQKHIPATIAVLLASIIAICMALLLHRWIELPSNDFGKRLADTKLNCDNP, encoded by the coding sequence ATGCCCTCGAGCGCTGATACCCCCCAATATCTCCCATCTGAACATTATTACCTGTTTGCACATGTGCTCAGGGGGCTGGCATCCGCAATTGTTTTTTTAGGCGCCCATCTCCTCGGCCACTTCTGGCTTAATCACCCGGCAGTCTGTCAATTGCTGGGGCTGCACGTTTGCGAAGCCGCCCCTTATCCACCAGAGTTAGTCTCTATCGTAAATGACACCGGCTGGTTTCGATACAGCCATTTCGGCGTGTCCTTATTTTTCTTAATCAGCGGCTTTGTGATACCCTTCTCACTGATTAAATATTCAAGAAAGCAATTCCTGATCACTCGCTTTTTCAGAATTTATCCCACCTATTGGGCCGCTTTTTTTTTCGCACTTATCGCACTCCTGCTGTTCCACCGCGGGCAATTATGGATTAGCAGCTTCGACATTCTTGCGCAGTTGACACTCACCCGCGATCTATTCTGGGTTCCCAGTCTGGATGCAATCAGCTGGACATTACAAATCGAAATCAAATTTTATCTGCTTTGCGCTCTGTTTTCCTCTCTGCTGGTATCCGGAAAAAAAGTCCATTTTCTTGCCTTGGTTATTGGTTTAAGCATTTCGGGATTTCTGCTTTTACGAACGCTGTCGGGCCTTGATGTCCAGCCTGAAAAATGGGCACTCAGCGTTTCCTGGTACGGTCTGGCACATGCACTAGGCAATTCAGCCTTCTACATTATTTACATGCTGATGGGGACCTGCTTTAACTGGCACTGCCGCAAATTTTTATCGACCCGGCAGCTTTCGGCCTTTCTTCTGTTTTTTTTCCTCTTATTCATGCTCTTATGGTCAATGAGTGATTATCAATCACAATTTTATCCCGGCACATTCAACTACGGTCTCGCGTTAATGATATTTGCCATTGCCTATTCATTCAGGCATCGGAGCTCAGCACCTGCGATATTTATCTGGCTGGGTAATATCAGTTATCCCCTTTACGCGGTTCATCTATTACCCAGTTATGCCCTAATCTACTGGCTGACGTACCAGAAACACATCCCGGCAACAATCGCCGTTCTACTGGCCAGCATTATTGCAATCTGCATGGCTTTGTTACTGCATCGCTGGATTGAACTGCCCAGCAATGACTTTGGCAAGCGCCTGGCGGACACTAAACTTAACTGCGACAACCCATAG
- a CDS encoding TlpA family protein disulfide reductase — protein sequence MTAAKFIIALLLTSVISLAQAAVLTDMEGKRIELNSLKGKWVLINYWASWCQPCLNEISELNHFYKNNKEKIALFAVNYDALPLYEQQKLIKQFGINYPSLAIDPGRSLNFEHPRAVPATFIINPQGELVKILYGEQNRDSLNEAIVAG from the coding sequence GTGACTGCTGCAAAATTCATTATAGCACTGCTACTGACCTCTGTTATCTCCCTGGCCCAGGCCGCCGTATTGACCGACATGGAAGGCAAGCGAATTGAACTCAACAGTCTGAAAGGCAAATGGGTGCTGATTAACTATTGGGCCAGCTGGTGTCAGCCCTGCCTGAATGAAATCAGTGAACTGAATCATTTTTATAAGAATAACAAAGAAAAAATAGCGCTTTTTGCCGTTAATTATGATGCGCTTCCCCTGTACGAACAGCAAAAATTGATCAAGCAATTTGGCATTAATTATCCAAGCCTGGCAATTGACCCGGGCCGCTCCCTGAATTTTGAACACCCGCGCGCCGTACCTGCCACCTTTATTATTAATCCCCAGGGCGAGCTGGTGAAGATACTCTATGGCGAGCAAAACAGGGATTCATTGAATGAAGCGATTGTTGCAGGCTAA
- a CDS encoding pirin family protein: MNQRKVAKVLTGMLVREGGGVKLQRYIGMERDNPYEPMLLFDFFDSDNPLDYIAGFPSHPHRGFETITYLLDGEIEHQDNHGHHGVIGPGGVQWMTAGRGIIHSEMPRESARLTGLQLWLNLPAAKKMIPPAYQEYTAGQLAYETLPNGVEIKLIAGETATASSPVKGIATAPLFFDIKLPPHSIFVQQVPSGHQCLVFVLQGGLLIDAQAVASKEMAILSDGDEVNLGTQSEACHCILIAARKLGEPIARLGPFVMNTQEEVFQAVEDFRNQRF, from the coding sequence ATGAATCAACGTAAAGTGGCAAAGGTATTGACCGGTATGCTGGTTCGCGAAGGCGGCGGCGTTAAACTTCAGCGTTATATTGGGATGGAACGGGATAATCCTTATGAGCCAATGCTGTTATTTGATTTTTTTGACAGCGATAATCCCCTGGATTACATCGCCGGCTTTCCCTCTCATCCCCACCGCGGATTTGAAACGATAACCTATTTACTGGACGGGGAAATTGAACATCAGGACAATCATGGCCATCACGGTGTTATCGGCCCCGGGGGTGTTCAATGGATGACGGCTGGCCGGGGTATTATTCATTCCGAAATGCCCAGGGAATCTGCGCGTCTGACCGGTCTGCAGCTCTGGCTTAATTTGCCGGCAGCAAAAAAAATGATTCCACCGGCTTACCAGGAGTATACTGCCGGGCAGCTGGCTTATGAAACCCTGCCAAATGGCGTCGAGATTAAATTAATTGCCGGTGAAACGGCTACTGCTTCATCCCCTGTCAAAGGCATTGCCACAGCCCCCCTTTTTTTTGATATAAAATTACCGCCGCACAGTATATTTGTACAACAAGTGCCATCTGGCCATCAATGCCTGGTATTTGTACTGCAGGGCGGATTATTGATTGATGCACAGGCGGTCGCCAGCAAAGAAATGGCAATCCTCAGCGACGGCGATGAGGTTAACCTGGGCACGCAAAGCGAAGCCTGCCATTGCATTTTAATTGCCGCCAGAAAGCTTGGCGAGCCTATTGCCCGTCTGGGGCCTTTTGTAATGAACACCCAGGAGGAAGTGTTCCAGGCGGTAGAGGATTTTCGAAACCAACGATTTTAA
- the wrbA gene encoding NAD(P)H:quinone oxidoreductase, whose translation MAKVLVLYYSSYGHVEAMAEEVSKGAKEVEGVEVTLKRVPETMPEDIAKKAGVKLNQEAPIASPQELADYDAIIFGTPTRFGNMAAQMRNFLDQTGGMWVNGGLIGKVASVFVSTGTGGGNESTIMSFWNTLIHHGMIIVGVPYSEKGLTDLSEMRGSSPYGAGTIAGADGKRTPSEIERQIARFQGKHVASIAKRLVG comes from the coding sequence ATGGCGAAGGTTTTAGTACTGTATTATTCAAGTTATGGACATGTTGAAGCCATGGCTGAAGAAGTAAGCAAGGGTGCAAAGGAGGTAGAGGGGGTTGAGGTTACTTTGAAACGCGTACCTGAAACCATGCCAGAAGACATTGCTAAAAAAGCAGGGGTGAAGCTTAATCAGGAGGCGCCCATCGCCAGCCCCCAGGAGCTGGCTGATTATGACGCAATCATTTTTGGTACGCCAACGCGGTTTGGTAATATGGCAGCGCAGATGCGCAATTTCCTGGATCAGACAGGCGGCATGTGGGTTAATGGCGGCCTGATTGGTAAAGTGGCTTCAGTCTTTGTGTCTACAGGCACCGGCGGGGGTAATGAATCGACCATCATGTCCTTCTGGAATACGCTGATCCATCACGGCATGATCATAGTGGGAGTCCCGTATTCTGAAAAAGGATTAACCGATCTGAGTGAAATGCGCGGCAGTTCGCCCTATGGTGCGGGCACCATTGCCGGTGCAGATGGTAAACGGACGCCTTCAGAAATTGAACGGCAGATTGCAAGGTTTCAAGGTAAGCATGTCGCTTCAATTGCCAAGCGTTTGGTTGGGTAG
- a CDS encoding protein kinase domain-containing protein — protein MRITIKPIDPSAPKEHQRRILAALFFQTQISQNGQVRYGWGTVNSYDVVLSNFYNDNVYYSNVVVEVRLTKKVIRYKSKHAQANRDRMEDNRYAVLNEGFLGAGGFGSAIPVEVTYKFTQSLTDLSFKDKPRGKRRIAKRAAFDPRKEEQWYEGFRGLRREYHIAARTPHVSPKQPVIYDKNAYMVERLMEGSTLGDILDGDRTKSRYLTLEERFALCINLLEAFKEQVFAVKIVHRDLKPENIVIDKDWSVKTIDFGLSKLEGETVITENVGSFGYISPEAMQSLPTDYRSDLFALGRMIGAIWWNSNFFYDEALKGNVIKAAQAEDYKYLFMNLDGLKTEVRTIITDTLKGLTAFEQEKRIHIDDAINNMKKASDMQFKQKEETVPAEQSSPPREKKGAFRKMASMFFGRNSEKKKRRSRNSIGKGKKEDITPEKPDSSIHS, from the coding sequence ATGCGCATTACCATTAAGCCCATTGATCCCTCCGCTCCGAAAGAACATCAAAGAAGAATACTAGCCGCCCTTTTTTTTCAAACCCAAATATCTCAAAATGGACAAGTCCGTTATGGATGGGGAACAGTTAATTCGTATGATGTCGTTCTAAGTAATTTCTACAATGACAACGTCTATTATAGCAATGTGGTTGTGGAAGTTCGTTTAACTAAAAAAGTAATTCGCTATAAAAGCAAGCATGCACAGGCAAATAGAGATCGCATGGAAGATAACCGTTACGCGGTATTGAACGAAGGCTTTTTAGGAGCAGGGGGGTTTGGCAGCGCCATTCCGGTTGAGGTGACTTATAAATTTACTCAGTCTTTGACTGATTTAAGCTTTAAAGACAAACCTCGCGGGAAAAGACGCATCGCCAAACGAGCTGCATTTGACCCCAGAAAAGAGGAGCAATGGTATGAAGGCTTCAGGGGGCTTAGACGAGAGTACCACATTGCTGCCAGAACCCCACATGTTTCTCCCAAGCAGCCTGTGATTTACGATAAAAATGCCTATATGGTCGAGCGCCTGATGGAAGGTTCAACACTGGGTGATATTCTCGACGGCGATCGAACCAAATCAAGGTATTTGACCCTGGAAGAACGCTTTGCGCTTTGTATCAATTTGCTCGAGGCATTTAAGGAGCAGGTTTTTGCTGTCAAAATTGTGCATCGGGATCTTAAACCGGAAAATATTGTCATTGACAAGGATTGGAGCGTAAAAACAATCGATTTTGGCTTATCGAAACTGGAGGGTGAAACGGTCATTACGGAGAACGTGGGCTCCTTCGGATATATAAGCCCTGAAGCAATGCAATCACTACCAACTGATTATCGCTCTGATCTGTTCGCTTTGGGGCGAATGATTGGAGCGATTTGGTGGAATTCGAATTTTTTCTATGATGAAGCATTAAAGGGCAATGTTATCAAAGCGGCACAAGCTGAGGATTACAAATATCTATTCATGAATCTGGATGGTCTCAAGACCGAGGTGAGGACGATTATTACCGATACATTGAAGGGGCTAACCGCTTTTGAGCAGGAAAAGCGTATCCATATTGATGATGCAATTAACAATATGAAAAAAGCCAGCGATATGCAGTTTAAGCAGAAAGAGGAAACAGTGCCTGCGGAGCAAAGCAGTCCGCCTCGGGAAAAAAAAGGGGCTTTTCGCAAAATGGCCTCGATGTTTTTTGGCAGAAACTCGGAGAAAAAGAAAAGACGCAGCCGAAACAGTATCGGCAAAGGAAAAAAGGAAGACATAACGCCAGAAAAACCCGACTCTTCAATCCATAGCTAA
- a CDS encoding sulfite exporter TauE/SafE family protein: MFFRSGGINGLNGNAHQHILASNCFRKFIIAEWQKINHKDTCLSQLLFAVQVNCCIICFSLAACANSNLVAIASARLIFLVSVMAITLIIYVILMLSTVCVIAMFYQLNHQQKAQLAIRDYFKLGISGVIAFIADTLGIGSFAVNVALAKLLGTFPDDELPAVNNGAQVIPGTIESLFFMQLVDVDLTTMLTMVIGTCVGGLIGGAVVSRLSKQAIRLTMMCCFAGIILLLLAHQFRLMPVGGDVVELQGAKLVIGFVAMVICGALTSAGIGLFVMIQGVLFLMNVSPIVAFPIMTTAGAMQQPLTTLVFLQQDKIPLKKTMILSLSGCVGVLITLPLFAHLTVTWLHTLLLLIIIYNLYAISRTYLKVRLSNRKTPGFAPVAVSN, translated from the coding sequence ATGTTCTTTCGGAGCGGAGGGATCAATGGGCTTAATGGTAATGCGCATCAGCACATCCTTGCGTCTAATTGTTTTCGTAAGTTTATTATAGCAGAGTGGCAAAAAATAAATCATAAAGACACTTGTTTGTCCCAATTGTTGTTTGCTGTGCAAGTGAATTGCTGTATAATTTGCTTTTCCCTTGCTGCATGTGCAAATTCAAACCTTGTTGCCATTGCGAGTGCAAGGCTGATTTTTTTGGTGAGTGTTATGGCAATTACCCTGATTATTTATGTCATTCTGATGTTGAGTACTGTTTGTGTGATAGCGATGTTCTATCAGTTAAACCATCAGCAAAAAGCGCAGCTTGCCATCAGGGATTATTTTAAACTGGGTATAAGCGGGGTGATCGCTTTTATCGCGGACACCCTGGGGATTGGCAGTTTTGCGGTCAATGTCGCGCTCGCCAAATTATTGGGTACATTTCCGGATGACGAATTGCCGGCTGTTAATAACGGCGCCCAGGTTATACCAGGAACCATCGAATCGCTTTTTTTCATGCAGTTGGTCGATGTTGATTTAACCACGATGTTAACGATGGTCATTGGGACTTGTGTCGGCGGATTAATTGGGGGGGCAGTGGTCAGCCGCCTAAGCAAACAGGCTATTCGTTTAACCATGATGTGCTGCTTTGCCGGAATTATCCTTCTGTTGCTTGCCCATCAGTTTCGCTTAATGCCAGTGGGGGGCGATGTGGTTGAATTACAGGGTGCCAAACTGGTGATCGGTTTTGTGGCAATGGTGATCTGCGGTGCCTTAACTTCTGCCGGCATCGGCTTGTTTGTAATGATTCAGGGCGTCCTGTTTCTAATGAATGTTTCGCCCATTGTTGCCTTCCCGATTATGACAACCGCAGGTGCGATGCAACAGCCGTTGACCACGCTGGTCTTCTTGCAACAGGATAAAATTCCCCTGAAGAAGACAATGATTTTAAGCCTTTCTGGTTGCGTAGGCGTACTGATTACCTTGCCTTTGTTTGCCCACCTGACTGTAACCTGGCTGCATACGCTCTTGTTACTGATTATCATTTATAACCTTTATGCGATTAGCCGGACTTATCTTAAAGTTCGTCTTTCAAACCGTAAAACGCCAGGGTTTGCCCCTGTGGCTGTTAGCAATTAA
- a CDS encoding SGNH/GDSL hydrolase family protein yields MKLINRLRVLLCTMLISLSAYGFNPAFDTMVIFGDSLSDNGNLYRYFLHFLPVSPPYYEGHFSNGPLWAEYLYQNYFPSDYSIGFQNYAVGGAGAVLSYKENLPFTLSVELNDYLYWNTYGHKDTSLYTIWIGANNYVNGPSNVEALTDSVVDAIGNAAERLIGKGGNKFLIINLPDLAKLPQSKKISDPSLLTRLTLAHNQKLQQRVDSLRNQYPDALFLYFDAYSFFNESITHPADYGIHNIEDPCYLGSYSGWLTALTPSRNTLYTYLKQQNPGLSEAQWSIIQANPALHEAAETAYIYSKLPQAAKDEALYCDNYLFWDHVHPTTVVHRLIAEQISKLIEEAGLEANWPESISQKVSNGRDKQITEKT; encoded by the coding sequence ATGAAACTAATCAACAGATTGCGTGTTTTGCTGTGTACGATGCTCATTTCGCTCAGCGCTTATGGGTTTAATCCTGCGTTTGATACGATGGTGATTTTTGGCGACAGCTTATCGGATAACGGTAACCTGTACCGCTATTTCCTCCATTTTCTGCCGGTGTCGCCACCCTATTACGAAGGGCATTTTTCAAATGGGCCTTTATGGGCTGAGTATCTCTACCAGAATTATTTTCCCTCCGATTACAGCATTGGTTTTCAGAATTATGCGGTTGGCGGCGCTGGTGCGGTACTATCCTACAAGGAAAATTTACCCTTTACGCTGTCAGTCGAATTGAATGATTACCTTTACTGGAATACCTATGGCCACAAAGACACCAGCTTATACACGATCTGGATTGGCGCCAATAATTATGTGAATGGCCCCTCTAATGTAGAGGCACTTACCGATAGCGTAGTGGATGCAATAGGCAATGCCGCCGAGCGGTTGATTGGCAAAGGCGGTAATAAATTTTTGATTATCAATCTGCCTGATTTGGCAAAGCTGCCGCAATCCAAGAAAATAAGCGATCCCTCTTTGTTAACGCGTTTGACACTGGCGCATAATCAAAAATTACAGCAACGGGTTGACAGCCTGCGTAACCAATACCCCGACGCCCTCTTTCTGTATTTTGATGCCTACAGCTTTTTCAATGAATCGATTACCCATCCTGCGGATTATGGGATCCATAACATTGAAGATCCCTGCTATCTCGGCAGTTACAGTGGCTGGTTAACGGCACTAACGCCCTCGCGCAATACACTGTATACTTACTTAAAACAGCAAAATCCAGGTTTAAGCGAAGCGCAATGGTCAATTATCCAGGCCAATCCGGCTTTGCATGAGGCTGCTGAAACAGCTTACATTTATTCGAAGCTGCCGCAGGCTGCCAAAGATGAGGCGCTGTACTGCGATAATTATTTATTCTGGGATCATGTGCATCCCACCACGGTTGTGCACCGTTTAATCGCGGAGCAAATTAGTAAACTGATTGAGGAGGCCGGTCTTGAAGCAAACTGGCCGGAATCAATCTCGCAAAAGGTTAGTAATGGAAGAGATAAGCAAATCACAGAGAAAACGTGA
- the yjgA gene encoding ribosome biogenesis factor YjgA encodes MEEISKSQRKREADALQKLGVKLVELPADILDQLPLNEALRQAIDAAKSIRSHGAVRRQAQLIGKLMRGADHEAIKEAYEALESEKNAQTAAFHELEEWRDRLINDGKEALTEFIDYYQPADVQQLRQLIKKAVDERRANQSHGAYKALFRFIRASVEGPK; translated from the coding sequence ATGGAAGAGATAAGCAAATCACAGAGAAAACGTGAAGCAGACGCTTTACAGAAATTAGGGGTTAAGTTGGTTGAGTTACCGGCTGACATCCTGGATCAGCTACCCCTGAATGAGGCATTACGGCAGGCAATTGATGCCGCAAAATCCATTCGCAGCCACGGGGCGGTGAGACGCCAGGCACAGTTAATCGGCAAGTTAATGCGGGGGGCTGATCATGAGGCCATTAAAGAGGCCTATGAGGCATTAGAATCTGAGAAGAATGCCCAGACGGCTGCCTTTCATGAGCTGGAAGAGTGGCGGGATCGCCTGATCAATGATGGAAAAGAGGCTTTGACCGAATTTATCGACTATTACCAGCCAGCGGATGTGCAACAACTAAGGCAATTGATCAAAAAGGCTGTGGACGAGCGCAGGGCCAACCAGTCGCACGGTGCGTATAAAGCCCTTTTCCGTTTTATACGGGCCTCTGTTGAAGGACCTAAATGA
- the rlmKL gene encoding bifunctional 23S rRNA (guanine(2069)-N(7))-methyltransferase RlmK/23S rRNA (guanine(2445)-N(2))-methyltransferase RlmL, whose product MNYSLFISCAKGLEYLLEAELKVLGLHITRVNPQGVYGEASLQVVYQICIWSRLANRVQLVLFSGQAHNEQSLYQLCNQFPWQTVFKADKTLAIEFHGSSGHIRNSMFGAQVVKDAIADHFRKLQGQRPSVDREKPQIRIHAHLKLDVITVSFDLSGYSLHQRGYRQQAGEAPLKETLAAAMLIRAKWPELAEKGYSFQDPFCGSGTLVIEAAMMAANIAPGLLRNDQSLIHWVQHQESLWDKLRALALQQVKPAHGRIKGSDNNSKLIHMALANAEKAGVARLVEFERQPLQDARPVAKKGLLLCNPPYGERMGEATQLVPLYQQLGLVCHQYFQGWEAAFLTTNPLLAKAVGLRSSKQYTLFNGPLECKLYCVSINAENQLKNKDKESLSSGAQMLANRLQKNMQHLQKWAKKNNISCYRVYDADLPEYAYAIDLYKDYAVLQEYAAPSSIAAHKVEKRSLEVMQVVPLALNISPDKLVVKLRKQQKGSEQYQKVKQTQHTMIVEEGRAKLKVNLYDYLDTGLFLDHRPLRLRFASLPAQTRFLNCFCYTASASVHAALAGALTTNVDLSKTYLNWAEDNFRLNHIDLSRHQFVHFDCMEWLAISKDKYDVIFLDPPSFSNSKRMKTTLDVQRDQINLVEAAMRLLNRRGVLYFSTNLRQFKLAPQITEKFVVKDISAETIDLDFKRNKRIHQCFMISHRD is encoded by the coding sequence ATGAATTATTCCCTGTTTATCAGTTGCGCCAAGGGATTGGAGTATTTGCTTGAGGCAGAGTTAAAAGTCCTGGGCCTTCACATTACCCGGGTTAACCCGCAAGGTGTTTATGGGGAGGCCAGCCTCCAGGTGGTTTATCAGATTTGTATCTGGTCGCGCCTTGCAAACCGGGTACAGTTAGTCCTGTTTAGCGGGCAGGCGCATAATGAGCAGAGTCTGTACCAGCTTTGTAACCAATTTCCATGGCAAACTGTATTCAAAGCCGACAAAACATTGGCCATTGAATTTCATGGTTCCTCGGGTCATATCCGTAATTCCATGTTTGGCGCCCAAGTGGTTAAAGATGCCATTGCCGATCATTTTCGAAAATTACAGGGTCAAAGGCCCTCAGTAGACCGCGAAAAACCACAAATCAGGATTCATGCCCATCTGAAGCTGGACGTCATCACTGTCAGTTTTGATTTAAGCGGTTATAGTCTGCACCAGCGCGGCTACCGGCAGCAGGCTGGCGAAGCGCCTTTGAAAGAAACCCTGGCGGCGGCGATGCTGATTAGAGCCAAATGGCCCGAACTGGCGGAGAAAGGCTACAGTTTCCAGGATCCCTTCTGCGGTTCCGGAACATTGGTTATCGAAGCCGCGATGATGGCAGCCAATATTGCCCCCGGGTTATTACGCAATGACCAATCCTTAATCCACTGGGTACAGCACCAGGAATCCCTGTGGGATAAATTAAGGGCCTTGGCCTTGCAACAGGTAAAACCGGCCCATGGCCGTATCAAGGGAAGCGACAATAACAGCAAGCTCATCCACATGGCCCTGGCCAACGCCGAAAAAGCAGGAGTGGCCCGCCTGGTGGAATTTGAGCGCCAGCCTTTACAGGATGCCCGTCCCGTTGCAAAAAAAGGCTTGTTGCTGTGTAACCCGCCCTATGGGGAACGAATGGGTGAAGCAACCCAGCTGGTTCCTTTATACCAGCAGCTGGGCCTGGTTTGCCACCAGTATTTTCAAGGCTGGGAGGCCGCTTTTTTAACTACGAATCCGCTTTTGGCGAAAGCGGTAGGATTGCGTTCGAGTAAGCAGTACACCTTATTTAACGGTCCGCTAGAATGTAAATTATATTGTGTTAGTATCAATGCGGAAAATCAGTTAAAAAATAAAGATAAAGAATCGCTTTCTTCCGGGGCGCAAATGCTGGCCAATCGTTTGCAGAAGAATATGCAGCATCTGCAGAAATGGGCGAAAAAAAACAATATCAGCTGTTATCGCGTCTATGATGCCGATTTGCCCGAATATGCTTACGCGATTGATCTTTACAAAGATTATGCTGTGCTCCAGGAGTATGCCGCACCTTCCTCAATCGCTGCACACAAGGTGGAAAAGCGAAGCCTTGAGGTGATGCAGGTTGTGCCGCTGGCCTTGAATATTTCACCGGATAAACTGGTCGTTAAATTAAGAAAGCAGCAGAAGGGCAGCGAACAGTATCAAAAAGTGAAGCAGACACAGCATACTATGATTGTGGAAGAGGGACGGGCGAAACTCAAAGTCAATTTATACGATTATCTGGATACAGGCCTGTTTCTTGATCACCGCCCCTTGCGTTTGCGCTTCGCTTCATTGCCAGCCCAAACCCGTTTTTTAAACTGTTTTTGCTATACTGCCAGCGCCAGTGTGCATGCAGCTTTAGCCGGTGCATTGACAACTAATGTCGACTTGTCAAAAACCTATTTAAACTGGGCTGAAGATAATTTCCGCCTGAATCACATTGATTTATCCCGCCATCAGTTTGTTCATTTTGACTGTATGGAATGGCTTGCCATCAGCAAAGACAAATATGATGTTATTTTTCTTGATCCGCCCAGTTTTTCAAATTCCAAGCGGATGAAAACAACGCTGGATGTACAAAGGGATCAGATTAATTTGGTGGAAGCCGCAATGCGCTTGTTAAACAGGCGAGGCGTGCTTTATTTTTCGACTAATTTACGGCAGTTTAAACTCGCGCCGCAGATTACTGAAAAATTTGTGGTGAAAGATATCAGCGCGGAAACGATCGATTTGGATTTCAAGCGAAACAAGCGCATTCATCAGTGTTTTATGATTAGCCATCGGGATTAG